A stretch of the Uranotaenia lowii strain MFRU-FL chromosome 3, ASM2978415v1, whole genome shotgun sequence genome encodes the following:
- the LOC129754676 gene encoding uncharacterized protein LOC129754676: MAHSSKNPCPYCEALKSELGVANGTARTKGSINENCTRKKKLNGKNFASCVNAPLVSGSDEDKIVNLCPPPPLHITLGIINTIFKSLEKKAPDWVDLWVEQAQVRHQQMTYGFTGRACHALLDATNCLADNPELSDYVTVLNNFKNVYAKCFSFKLEHGFEEAIADFASSWEKLNLPFTSKYHITKYHVADFCREAGRGLGLHNEQASESVHADFDVIWQRYKAPKSSKVYNDRLLNSLIDYNSNHMC, from the exons ATGGCCCACTCTTCGAAGAATCCATGTCCATACTGTGAGGCTTTAAAGAGCGAGCTCGGTGTAGCAAACGGAACCGCGAGAACCAAAGGAAGTATAAACGAAAATTGcacaagaaaaaagaaattgaatggaAAGAACTTCGCAAGCTGCGTGAATGCCCCGTTGGTCTCGGGTAGTGATGAAGACAAAATCGTGAACCTTTGCCCGCCTCCACCGTTACATATAACGCTTGGAATtattaatacaatttttaagtCACTTGAGAAGAAAGCACCAGACTGGGTAGACTTATGGGTGGAACAAGCACAGGTGAGACACCAACAGATGACGTACGGTTTCACCGGAAGAGCTTGCCACGCGCTATTGGATGCTACCAATTGTTTGGCAGACAACCCTGAACTTTCAGATTACGTTACG GTTCTGAATAACTTCAAAAACGTGTATGCAAAATGCTTTTCCTTTAAACTCGAGCATGGGTTTGAGGAGGCTAttgcagattttgccagcagctGGGAGAAGCTGAATCTTCCATTCACATCTAAATATCACATTACAAAGTACCATGTGGCGGATTTCTGTCGAGAAGCCGGAAGAGGACTTGGGCTTCACAATGAGCAAGCCTCCGAATCCGTACATGCTGATTTTGATGTGATTTGGCAGCGATATAAAGCTCCCAAATCATCAAAGGTTTATAACGACCGTTTGTTAAACTCTTTGATTGATTACAACAGCAACCATATGTGttag